A region of Fimbriimonadaceae bacterium DNA encodes the following proteins:
- a CDS encoding Potassium channel, protein MTQHHEPEWGKSRMEAITDGVFAIAITLLVFNFKIDPSIETEAGLNKALAALLPDIFAFVLSFFVLAGAWIGHHATMRSIREVSRELLWTNLFYLMFVAVMPFASHIFGRFMDLKLASYLYSGNILMIGLLQVRFWSQARSMASVLQPGLTAYALNVTTLRAWVLPITAVLSLGVTLADPRYGGMVYGLIPLFFVLANRRAKALAG, encoded by the coding sequence ATGACCCAGCATCACGAGCCGGAATGGGGGAAGTCGCGCATGGAGGCGATCACCGACGGTGTGTTCGCCATCGCGATCACCCTGCTCGTGTTCAACTTCAAAATCGATCCGTCCATCGAGACCGAGGCCGGCTTGAACAAGGCCCTCGCCGCCCTCCTGCCCGACATCTTCGCGTTCGTCCTCTCGTTCTTCGTGCTTGCAGGTGCGTGGATCGGGCACCACGCCACGATGCGATCGATCCGCGAAGTCAGCCGGGAACTGTTGTGGACGAATCTGTTCTATCTCATGTTCGTGGCGGTCATGCCCTTTGCCAGCCACATTTTCGGGAGGTTCATGGACCTCAAGCTCGCGAGCTACCTGTACAGTGGGAACATCCTCATGATCGGTTTGCTCCAGGTGCGATTTTGGAGCCAGGCGAGGTCGATGGCTTCGGTCCTCCAACCCGGACTGACGGCGTACGCTCTAAACGTCACCACCTTGCGCGCTTGGGTGCTTCCAATCACCGCGGTGTTGTCGCTTGGGGTAACCCTCGCCGATCCACGCTATGGCGGCATGGTGTACGGCTTGATCCCGTTGTTCTTTGTTCTCGCGAACCGGCGGGCGAAGGCGCTGGCAGGCTAA
- the bfmBAB gene encoding 2-oxoisovalerate dehydrogenase subunit beta, whose amino-acid sequence MATMTYREAIKRAIVEEMDRDPEVFLMGEDIGKYKGTFRVTDGLFEKYCADPGDWLKAPPHPELKDGIGRRVVDTPITEPGFTGIAIGAAMAGLRPIVEMMTMSFSILALDQIINHAAKIHYMTGGKAKCPLVVRGPGGAANQLSAQHSHSMEGWYAHCPGLKVVAPVTPEDAYGMLKSAIRDDNPVVFTENPGLYGTKGEVSEEIDFTVPIGKARIAREGKDLTLIAYSRMVNVSLAAAEKLVEDGIDAEVIDVRSLLPLDTETIYKSVRKTHRAIVVYEDWRSGSFGAEIAARIGEDCFDDLDAPVGRVGGLNVPMPYSRVLELQCIPNESDVIAAVQKIG is encoded by the coding sequence ATGGCCACCATGACCTACCGCGAGGCGATCAAACGGGCGATCGTCGAGGAAATGGACCGCGACCCGGAAGTCTTTCTGATGGGCGAGGACATTGGAAAATACAAAGGCACCTTCCGCGTTACCGATGGCCTGTTCGAGAAGTACTGCGCCGATCCCGGCGACTGGCTCAAGGCGCCCCCGCATCCTGAACTCAAGGACGGCATCGGGCGGCGCGTCGTCGACACCCCGATCACCGAACCCGGATTCACCGGCATTGCGATTGGTGCGGCGATGGCCGGCTTGCGACCGATCGTCGAGATGATGACGATGTCCTTCTCGATCCTTGCCCTCGACCAGATCATCAACCACGCGGCGAAGATTCACTACATGACCGGTGGCAAGGCCAAGTGTCCGCTCGTCGTTCGCGGGCCCGGCGGCGCCGCAAACCAGCTCAGCGCCCAGCACAGCCACTCGATGGAAGGCTGGTACGCCCACTGTCCCGGGCTAAAAGTCGTCGCTCCGGTAACGCCCGAGGATGCCTACGGCATGCTGAAATCGGCGATTCGGGACGACAACCCAGTGGTCTTCACCGAGAACCCCGGCCTGTACGGCACCAAGGGAGAAGTCTCCGAGGAGATCGACTTTACGGTTCCGATCGGAAAGGCCCGCATCGCTCGAGAGGGCAAGGATCTCACGCTGATCGCCTACAGCAGGATGGTCAATGTCTCCCTAGCCGCCGCCGAAAAGCTGGTCGAGGATGGAATCGACGCCGAGGTTATCGATGTTCGGTCGCTGCTGCCGCTGGACACCGAGACGATTTACAAGTCCGTTCGCAAGACCCACCGCGCCATCGTGGTCTACGAAGACTGGCGCAGCGGATCGTTCGGGGCGGAGATCGCCGCTCGCATCGGCGAAGACTGCTTCGACGACCTCGACGCACCGGTCGGCCGTGTTGGCGGCTTGAACGTGCCGATGCCGTATTCGCGGGTGCTCGAACTACAGTGCATCCCGAACGAGAGCGACGTCATCGCCGCCGTTCAAAAGATCGGCTGA
- the acoA gene encoding Acetoin:2,6-dichlorophenolindophenol oxidoreductase subunit alpha, whose amino-acid sequence MSKQTKVPPVAAPAEVEQYYRQMLQIRHFEEKCNLAYRQGKAGGYLHVYIGMEATAIGWLNSIRIGYDDVIAAYRIHALPLLLGSDPVACMAEIMGRKGGVSLGKGGSMHLYDPERRFWGGWGIVGGHNPIGAGLAFASKYRKEDRITLCFLGDGAANAGVFFEALNMAGLWELPVIFIIENNEYAMGTAVERHAADPEMWKRGLPFNMKCERLDGMDVFQVKKDAQRIIDWVRKEQKPYLVEVMNYRFAGHGAADNDQTLYRTMAEVEEYKSTDPLKLLEDAIRANNWMTDEKMEAIDAEIQEEVDRIYAAADEVPHPDPSEVYDHVYTDMTPEVGH is encoded by the coding sequence GTGTCCAAACAAACTAAGGTTCCTCCTGTCGCCGCGCCCGCCGAAGTCGAGCAGTACTACCGGCAAATGCTCCAGATCCGGCACTTCGAAGAAAAGTGCAACCTCGCCTATCGACAAGGCAAGGCTGGGGGCTATCTCCATGTCTACATCGGAATGGAGGCCACCGCCATCGGATGGCTGAACAGCATTCGCATCGGCTATGACGACGTCATCGCCGCCTACCGCATACACGCGCTTCCCCTGCTCCTCGGTTCCGATCCCGTCGCCTGCATGGCCGAGATCATGGGCCGCAAGGGAGGCGTCAGCCTCGGCAAGGGTGGATCCATGCACCTCTACGATCCCGAGCGTCGCTTTTGGGGCGGCTGGGGAATCGTCGGCGGCCACAACCCGATCGGAGCCGGACTCGCCTTTGCCAGCAAGTACCGAAAAGAGGATCGAATCACGCTCTGCTTCCTGGGCGACGGCGCCGCCAATGCCGGTGTCTTCTTCGAAGCCCTGAACATGGCCGGGCTGTGGGAATTGCCGGTCATCTTCATCATCGAGAACAACGAATACGCGATGGGTACCGCGGTCGAGCGCCACGCAGCCGATCCCGAGATGTGGAAACGAGGGCTGCCCTTCAACATGAAATGCGAGCGGCTCGACGGCATGGATGTGTTCCAGGTCAAGAAAGACGCCCAACGGATCATCGACTGGGTCCGCAAGGAGCAGAAGCCGTACCTCGTCGAAGTCATGAACTACCGCTTCGCCGGCCATGGCGCGGCCGACAATGACCAGACGCTGTATCGCACGATGGCCGAAGTCGAAGAATACAAGTCGACCGATCCGCTCAAGCTCCTGGAGGACGCCATCCGCGCCAACAACTGGATGACCGACGAAAAAATGGAAGCGATCGATGCCGAGATTCAGGAGGAAGTCGATCGGATTTATGCCGCCGCCGACGAGGTGCCGCATCCGGATCCGAGCGAAGTTTATGACCATGTCTACACGGACATGACCCCGGAGGTCGGGCACTAA
- the nqo6 gene encoding NADH-quinone oxidoreductase subunit 6 has product MPKKIETVVLHDSSTPVIGDFEKGGSVVLTTVEALVNQARAHALWPLTFGLACCAIEMMSTVASRFDLARFGSEAFRATPRQADVMIIAGRLSKKMAPVLRQIYDQMPEPKWVISMGACASSGGVYNNYAIVQGADQVVPVDVYVPGCPPSPDALIYGIMKLQEKIKQKRAKSWKDLRLIEINPRTLDSEVPA; this is encoded by the coding sequence ATGCCGAAGAAAATCGAAACCGTCGTCCTGCATGACAGCTCCACGCCCGTGATCGGCGACTTCGAGAAAGGCGGCAGCGTCGTCCTCACGACCGTCGAAGCTCTGGTCAACCAGGCTCGCGCGCACGCGCTCTGGCCCCTCACTTTTGGCCTTGCCTGCTGCGCGATCGAGATGATGAGCACGGTCGCCTCGCGGTTCGACCTCGCCAGGTTCGGCTCAGAGGCCTTCCGAGCCACCCCTCGCCAGGCCGACGTGATGATCATCGCCGGTCGCCTGAGCAAGAAGATGGCGCCGGTTCTTCGCCAGATTTACGATCAAATGCCGGAGCCCAAGTGGGTGATCAGCATGGGCGCCTGCGCGAGCAGCGGGGGCGTGTACAACAACTATGCGATCGTCCAGGGCGCCGACCAGGTCGTTCCCGTCGATGTCTATGTCCCGGGTTGTCCGCCATCGCCCGACGCGCTGATCTACGGGATCATGAAGCTTCAGGAGAAGATCAAGCAGAAACGGGCCAAATCCTGGAAGGACCTGCGCCTGATCGAAATCAACCCGCGGACGCTCGACTCCGAGGTACCGGCGTGA
- the nqo9 gene encoding NADH-quinone oxidoreductase subunit 9, translating to MSVEILKDVVKPILAGFAITSKRAFQDKVTVNYPDEMREQYPRTRWRHFLTRYESGLERCIGCSLCAGACPARCIYVEAAENTDEARYSPGERYATRYEINMIRCIFCGYCQDACPTGAIILRKNFELSDYTRESFIYTKEMLLEEYPGQSDEPYVSQFSPEVLQRKAEASAPAS from the coding sequence GTGAGCGTCGAAATCCTGAAGGACGTCGTCAAGCCGATCCTCGCCGGTTTCGCCATCACCAGCAAGCGTGCGTTCCAGGACAAGGTCACCGTCAACTATCCGGACGAAATGCGCGAGCAGTATCCGCGCACCCGCTGGCGACACTTTTTGACCCGGTACGAGAGCGGACTCGAGCGCTGCATTGGGTGCTCGCTCTGCGCCGGCGCTTGTCCGGCCCGATGCATCTATGTCGAAGCCGCCGAGAACACCGACGAAGCACGCTACTCTCCCGGCGAGCGCTACGCAACCCGCTACGAGATCAACATGATCCGCTGCATCTTCTGCGGCTACTGCCAGGATGCGTGTCCGACCGGAGCGATTATCTTACGGAAGAACTTCGAACTCTCCGACTACACACGGGAGAGCTTCATCTATACGAAGGAGATGCTCCTCGAGGAATACCCCGGACAATCGGACGAGCCTTACGTCAGTCAGTTTTCTCCGGAGGTTTTGCAGCGGAAAGCGGAAGCTTCGGCGCCTGCATCGTAA
- the pbpE_2 gene encoding Penicillin-binding protein 4*, which produces MHLLALAAIVALPPASIDDAVRAEMRERKVPGIAVAVLKNGKPIHIKGYGYATLEHQVPVTRKTIFQLGSVGKQFTAALITLLARDGKLSLDDPLSKHFPEAGDKWSQPTIRDLLCHQSGLPDLNYHAMNMRQDYSEAELAKMMVDQDIPEAPRTKFRYNNGGYVMLGVIASRVGGKFYGDQLTERVLRPAGMKTARIINEAAIIPHRSAGYQPGPNNSVVNQDWVAPKLNTTADGSMYASLDDMIAWEQTLRKQSILTKAEWERCWTSNKTTDGKDTGYGFGWMLRAVGNDRLIEHSGGWQGFAAYIGRFEKDGTTVIVLSNFAMTRVSQLGHQILTMQAPKLPLSAAKPPEKTD; this is translated from the coding sequence ATGCATTTGCTCGCTCTGGCTGCCATCGTCGCCCTACCACCTGCTTCCATCGACGACGCCGTCAGGGCGGAGATGCGGGAGCGCAAGGTTCCGGGAATCGCCGTCGCCGTCCTCAAGAACGGCAAGCCGATTCACATCAAAGGCTACGGGTACGCCACTCTGGAACACCAGGTGCCGGTCACGCGGAAGACCATCTTCCAACTCGGCAGCGTCGGTAAGCAGTTCACCGCCGCGCTGATCACGCTGTTGGCGCGGGATGGCAAGCTGAGCCTCGACGATCCGCTCTCGAAGCACTTCCCCGAAGCCGGCGACAAATGGAGCCAGCCGACGATTCGCGATCTGCTCTGCCACCAATCTGGCTTGCCCGACCTCAACTATCACGCCATGAACATGCGCCAGGACTACTCGGAGGCCGAACTCGCCAAAATGATGGTGGATCAGGACATTCCCGAAGCGCCGCGCACGAAATTCCGCTACAACAACGGCGGCTACGTGATGCTCGGCGTCATCGCCTCCCGCGTTGGTGGCAAATTCTATGGCGACCAGCTCACGGAACGCGTGCTTCGTCCGGCGGGCATGAAAACGGCGCGGATCATCAACGAAGCGGCGATCATTCCCCACCGCTCTGCCGGCTATCAGCCAGGACCGAACAACTCGGTAGTGAATCAGGACTGGGTGGCGCCGAAGCTGAACACGACGGCCGACGGCAGCATGTACGCCTCGCTCGACGACATGATCGCCTGGGAGCAAACCCTTCGCAAGCAGTCGATCCTCACCAAGGCGGAATGGGAACGCTGCTGGACCTCCAACAAGACAACCGACGGAAAGGACACCGGATACGGCTTTGGGTGGATGTTGCGGGCGGTCGGCAACGACCGGCTCATCGAGCACAGTGGCGGCTGGCAAGGGTTCGCGGCCTACATCGGCCGGTTCGAAAAGGACGGCACGACGGTGATCGTCCTATCGAATTTCGCAATGACGAGAGTGTCGCAGCTCGGCCACCAGATCCTTACGATGCAGGCGCCGAAGCTTCCGCTTTCCGCTGCAAAACCTCCGGAGAAAACTGACTGA